The genomic stretch CTAGTAGCACGCAAATCCAGTAGCAGCCCTCCAAAAATGCTACGCTACAAGGGACTCCCTTTGCTGCCTATCCATCAAGCGCAACCGCTACTCCTCATAGGTTCTGATATGTCTCAGCTCCTTGCTCCGACAGAGCCGCTGCGAGCAGGCCCATCTGGCGGGCCCATAGCAGTCCGTACTAACCTAGGCTGGTCCCTACAAGGTCCGTCTGTGATCTCCGTATCTTCCCATCAGCCTTCCTGTCTGCACATTACGACTGAATCCCCATATATTGAACTTCTCAAGAATGTGGACCGTCTCTGGCAGATCGATACTCTCTCTTACGCCAGCGAGAAGATTGCATCTCGTTCCAAGCAGGACCAACAAGGTCTCTCCCTTTATGTGGGAATGATGATCTTagatcatcatggcgccgatccTGGCTGCCTCGGTGCtatcgtgcgctctgttttgtttgtgtctGTGTATAAATTGtgtgtccattttctctcttacTCTCAAAGAGCTACTAAACATCTtttcaccaagaaaaattcctagtttgtgaacccgttctcaaacaatggcaataaaaactattcttattctgattctgaaccttttacagcacactgaacaactaaaggtTTTTctgcagtgtgtgttctcatgtgtcgacacaAAGAGCTGTTTTGaggaaagcttttaccacaaactgaacttagtccagtgtgcgttctcatcTGTTCAGTCAAACTCCTCTTAATAGAAtggcttttgccacaaactgaacaattaaatgttttttctcctgtgtgttgttaagttaaagttaaagttaaagtaccaatgattgtcacacacacactaggtgtggtgaaatttgtcctctgcattcgggaatcatttttggtgatttaacctccaattccaacccttgatgctgagtgccaagcagggaggtaatgggtcccatttttatagtctttggtatgatccggccggggtttgaactcacaacctaccgatctcagggcggacactctaaccactagtcatgtgttcagtcaaattccTCTTAACAGAATAGTTTCGACCACAAATCAAacagttaaatgttttttcagctgtgtgtgttttcatgtgttgagtcaagagACTCCTTTTAGCAaaacttttagcacaaactgagcagctcaaacatgttttacctttcTTCGTtgaagagcattcagagtgtttgttgtcaatgtgagtcctcatatcaccttcacagtctgtatcgctgctcaaaggttcttcaacctcgtcttcagcctcactatctgatagtggagctaagaggttgtctacttgtggtttctcttcatcatcttcagtcttcacagagagaatactcagtggaaacttggtgtaatcagcttcctctcgtcctagaagacactctccctcctgagtgatgcagagttcctcctcttcctttttaatgcagggtggttgtggagtctcctgctttaaagtggagctcccccctaactgaggggaaacttcttctggattaccgatcagctgctggacatcTGATACAAAGACACAAACAATACCTGTAAAAATGGCAGTAAAACTCCATGTCACAATATTACAATAGACtattgtatcgtgactcaagtaccgtgatacatagtttatcatgaagtcctttccaatacctcgtctagggttggacaattatggcaaaacataataatagtgaTTATTTTGAGTGATTTTGGAATTACGATAAATAACaccattatttattcatttgaaaaagtaaaaacagtaccaccaaaactcaattttaaatataatctaaaagaacaaccagatatacattagtaacaaataaataacatGTAAACTAACAATCATAGTAACAATAAATTAAGATGATTATAGCaatattttttggtgttttcccagCCCTTGATTAGCAGTCTATATTCTCTCTTTGCAGTGTTTGATGGACGCTACGTCACTACATGGGTCGAAAAATAGCTAAACTAAAGGAATCACTACGGGTTCAAAAAGGAGCGAGGCTAACGCCACGCTACTGAGaactgtagttaagctacatagcgtcgctacttgttgtgcactactgcccatcactgattctaactcgtaaataaacgctagcaaaagtcagctaacaatgcaggtaatggggatgcaCTCTATTTcgcctgtaaataaataaataaaaaaaatatccaaaacctTCCAACAATGTttcatatacacgctgtaagtacatatgtactgtaataacaagcacattcataataacatgtactatctacctattttcatcattttttataattttaggcAAATGGCGGCGCAGTATTTTCAcatacgcatcacaacgtttgctatttccttcaacaccaCCACCAACTATTACTAATAAAGGCAGACTTCATGAGGGCCATCAAAGaagactttgggacaaattatgatccagaaacttatattttttagcctgaatataaggaggatgagctacaagttttagaagctgactgATAAGCAGATCAAGCaattagcactattgctaagtgctaaacaaaaaatacaaagtatGAACATAACTAATTTCTGTAGAAACTGCCCAAATGCTGAAACTTGACTGAAATGCTGATGGAATAGGGCTgggcaaaatggccaaaaaaattaTCGCAATTATTTTTTGCATACATTCCGATctcgattatttatttattttatttttttacattaaaagcggattgtcccgtgcaggataaTAGCGAGTACAGTTGCATCCCTACTATTTACTAccacagtatcttgtaacagacatttccgccatgtttgatggaggtaatatatgctcacagctgacaactgtcattttgttcatatctataattgtgtttactagaggtgtaacggtacagGTCACCCACGCTTCGGTCCGTACCTGGTTTTAGGACCACAGTTTTGCTTATTTTCCGTACATTTTGTGAGGGTAAAGAGAACaaccttttttccttttttttttgctcgtcaccacaaacattctgcaggaaacaaagtatcagtggtgtactgaatactgtaggatttttatttcaagttaacatttactaaacaatattttcaaataataaattattgggcagcacggtggaagaggggttagtgcgtctgcctcacaatacgaaggtcctgagtagtcgtgagttcaatcccggcctcgggatctatataaatggtccctagtgtgtgaatgtgagtgtcaatgttgtctgtctatctgtgttggcccctgcgatgaggtggcgacttgtccagggtgtacaccgccttccgcccgattgtagctgagataggctccagcgcccccgtgaccccgaagggaataagcggtagaaaatggatggatggattctttaATTACTTGAAAACGTCAGTACTTTTTACCAGTGCTTGGAAAAAGGCCCAGATTGTGGagttttatatttaataaaagtacattaaagtgcagtttgaatttgaggtgctgtaaaataatgtgtaccaacacattaAAACTAGTTTAATAATTATTTCAGggacaaaatgtttttatccacaaactcaaaaatgattttaaCAAAAAGTGTCTGCAGAGTTTTTAGTACATGTTGTATCAGATGATGAGAAACTTTgcagacaaaaacaaaaagtctgattgaaaaatgtttacatgtaaaaatgcctttttctgattaaattagtggaTGTGTTTAATCTCCCAGTTAGGACGAATACAGTAGTTCACTCAcacacattctcacacacacaggatcacggtcaataaaggcggaTTCACGCAGGATTATACCAAGTATCGTTGCttgcctactgtttactactgcggtaacttctaacagacatttccgaCATTTTGGATCGAGGTAAAAATGCTAacagcttctttgtttacattgttcaacAAACTCGGCTAATGTCTCATCCACGCTCGTTTCAAGGCTCACGATAGGCTCTAAAGTGACGTTTTTggaaacttcaagtcactcaccttcatctttcgtctttatctccgttggtgatttgctggaagttggtggcgctgattctctttcatgttctcttttagcggacgtcgccatcttagcatagcagtagtcgtccatcttctatcacgtcttcaatcttcacttcaggtaACACGCCATCGCTCCACACTCAAAGTCCGTTTGGTGGGCTTAAGAGAAGGCGAATAGTTGAGGTATTTGATGCTATTTTTTAATCTATAAGATCGTAAATGTGAAACTTCTCCGGAAAGCCACGTACCGTCgcttagtccgccatcttggacttTTTGCTTTACCactgtttcattttttttttttttttttttttttttggtcctgcccagcttctcaggcaaatcatatagtagatgtagatgcccatatcggctgttcagatttactttacaaaagagaagtgtaggatacttctcttggtgCCTTATTTGTATCTATCAtttggagcaggaggggatagaaagagagaaaaaagaagacagaggggggaattgtggggacaagagggcgattagacagagagacaaaaacacaacaacaacaacaacaatagagcaacatcagcaaatacgacatgtagaaatatgatggtaaaagtgatagtaaAGAAGCagaaataaacaataatacaggaatgacaatgagcattattacactacaaatggagcaatacaaataccaatagaaatagtgctattgataatgaacaataccagtactttacctttattatcaacaatacagttgttcaaatgcaacaatacatatacataatgataacttgagatacgaaagaatgcagaaaaatggaggggaagaaagagaagcaacctacattaaccttgtagattgttatagtaacaataggttaagctttgtcagtgtgccatgtgttatgcagtttaccctagggcaacaacgttaatatatgtttcatGAAACGTgaatatgtgcatgagtgtatgtatgtatatgtacttgtatatgtacagaatgtgtatatgtgtttgtacagtgaatgtatatgtacatgtatgtgtatatgtatgttgtatcaatcaatcaatcaatgtttatttatatagccctaaatcacaagtgtctcaaagggctgcacaagccacaacgacatcctcggtacagagcccacatacgggcaaggaaaactcaccccagtgggacgtcaatgtgaatgactatgagaaaccttggagaggaccgcatatgtggtatatgtatgtttgtacagtgaatgtatatgtacatgtatgtgtatatgtatgtttgtacagtgagtgtatatgtaaagtgtgtgtatatgtatgttatatgtatgtttgtacagtgaatgtatatgtacatgtgcactaccgttcaaaagtttggggtcacattgaaatgtccttatttttgaaggaaaagcactgtacttttcaatgaagataactttaaactagtcttaactttaaagaaatacactctatacattgctaatgtggtaaatgactattctagctgcaaatgtctggtttttggtgcaatatctacataggtgtatagaggcccatttccagcaactatcactccagtgttctaatggtacaatgtgttcgctcattggctcagaaggctaattgatgattagaaaacccttgtgcaatcatgttcacacatctgaaaacggtttagctcgttacagaagctacaaaactgaccttcctttgagcagattgagtttctggagcatcacatttgtggggtcaattaaacgctcaaaatggccagaaaaagagaactttcatctgaaactcgacagtctatttttgttcttagaaatgaaggctattccacaaaattgtttgggtgaccccaaacttttgaacggtagtgtatgtgtatatgtatgtttgtatagtgaatgtatatgtacagtatgtgtttatgtatgtttgtacagtgaatgtacgcatatgtacatgtatgtgtatgtttgtacagtgaatgtatatgtacatgtatgtgtatatgtatgtttgtacagtgaaacaACCGAGACACACATCCAGACCAGACAAGGGGGCCGCGCCGCCACCGCATCAAGTCACCAGCACAGACCCcgcacagcgcaaggtcgggccacacaggcacggaccccacccaacagggagcgagacccgcgcgacgccacacacaaacaaataattacatttaaaaaataataataataataataaattaatgaataaaaataataaatgaataaaagcctCACACCCTCAGCAAGGTCTCTGCCCGGGaatggcaggccaccagaccgcAGTCCCCGCTTTACCACTGTTCCATGTGTTTGCGATCGAcaaaactgcactttaaaaaataaaataccttttaaatAACTAGCGGCCATTTTCATCTTTCCTTACATTTCTGCTCGTAATTGAAGTGCTCCTTATCGCGaaaacatttttgatattttcattcattttaatttttgtatttatctccttcattgatgtgcatctttgatcgatagacaattaaacctcagaaactaaacacacatttacacaccaatgcctgagaaggagcaggatgaagaaaaatcttgtattttcctgcccccttcaacataatacatagtcttatttAATGGatatcattcaaaccaaacaaatataatgaaaacaaacaaaaaacacacaaaaaaaacacaacaagtgcaaagtacaaaccgaacaaaaaaagtaatctaCACCTcaagggatgatacaaaacaaatacaaaaccagacaaaaaaacaagtaaaataatcaatataaagcaaaatgtaaacacttatggctgtccatatgatcttattgttctgtctttatatatttttcaattggaatatatttttacagtcttttatctcattgtaaagagaattccatagtttaacccccaccactgatatacacatttgttttaaagttgtccttgaatactgatatTTGAAATTACCTTTTTTCtacgctcttcattctcagaagtgatgacaaacattttttgtatatttgctggtaatgttttacttttagccttaaacatgacacataatgtctgtaactttactagctcctgtagtttcaagaaaccagaattaataaataatatgttagtgtgttctaagtaatctactttatgaataatccttatagctcttttctgtagttgatacaatgtctttatgttactcttatatgtgttcccccacacttccacacagtagctgatgtatggcaatataagtgcacaatacaatatacacattgcccTATAATCCAACACATATTTGACCTTGTTTAATATAAAATTACTCTTAGACATATTTTTCCgcacatgtgcaatatgagatttccatgtcagaccgtcatccagtatcactcctaaaattctaagttcagaaaccctttcaatatcaattccatctattgacagtttgatcgtttcctcccttttccttttacaaaaaaatcataaacttagtttttttcacatttaaaatgtatatcaAAATACTTTGGAGATAGAAATTAAACAAAAATCGAAAATGTTGTATTCTGTCTTTTAGTGGGTTCAAGCAAATGGCAAGTTGTTTGACAAAGTAAGTGTTGTGAAAGTGTGAAACTCACACTACCCCAGTATACATTTTCAACATTATAGCATTTCACCCTTTTGAAAATACAAAAACGTTTTTTCCTCTTGACTTTTATCAGTTATATCCTCATTGAAGGATGACTTGTACTCGACCTCGGACCAACTGCACTCAGTGAGGAAACAAACACGCTCACATAAATATTGCTCTTATTGCAAGCATAGACAGCAGAACACTTCTATTTTCACTTTTGTACACTGactttacactgtaaaaaaaaaaatcctatttgtatggttaatttactctaaatttctactgtaatttttcttttttttttttttaaatagtttataaaactgtagaattgaagacattatctgtaaataaacaatccgcctattattttaagtaatatgccagtaatgacaaactatgtatatttcaatttttttaccgaaaaataccaaattaattatacatagcattttctgttttcttaaattactttcaaataattcatgtaaaattacagtaaggatctttcattaaatatgtagcttgttatataaaagtctatgtccatactaacaatctaacacaggggtgtcaaactcaaatatagagtgggccaaaatttaaaaccgaACAAAGCGGGCCAAGGttaaacaaattaacctttaacgtactctacgaggtatcgtcacgtccgcttttcatccat from Entelurus aequoreus isolate RoL-2023_Sb linkage group LG17, RoL_Eaeq_v1.1, whole genome shotgun sequence encodes the following:
- the LOC133632113 gene encoding zinc finger protein 569-like encodes the protein MDDYCYAKMATSAKREHERESAPPTSSKSPTEIKTKDEDVQQLIGNPEEVSPQLGGSSTLKQETPQPPCIKKEEEELCITQEGECLLGREEADYTKFPLSILSVKTEDDEEKPQVDNLLAPLSDSEAEDEVEEPLSSDTDCEGDMRTHIDNKHSECSSTKKGKTCLSCSVCAKSFAKRSLLTQHMKTHTAEKTFNCLICGRNYSVKRNLTEHMTTLCVDT